DNA from Marinicella rhabdoformis:
CTTTGATCATAAATGATTTCAGCTTTGGCAAACAGTCCAGGTCGCAAAATATGGTCTTTGTTATCAACAGCTACTGTAACTTGAAAGGTTCCAGAACTGGAATCTATCGTTGGTGCAATGCGTTCAACATGGCCGTCAATTTTCATGTTCTGTACCGCATCAAAATCAAAGCTAACAGGCAAGCCTTTTTTCATCAACAACCAATGGTGCTCTGGAACAGAAATTTTAGCTTGCAAAGAATCAAAATCCACCACATCGAATACTGCTGTCGCATTTTGAATTAAATTGCCAATTTTGACGTGTCTTTTCGCAACCATTCCATCAAAAGGCGCTTTTACCTGTGTGAACGACAGGTTCATGGCAGCCTGATCATAACTGGCCTTTAATGACTTGGTTTCAAAGCGCAAATTATCAACTTGTTCGGTATTGGTTAACCCTTTTTTAAGCATCAACTCAGCTCGCTTAAGGTTATTCAAGCTTTTATCGTAATTCGCTTTGGCACTGTTTAATGACAACTGCTGTGTATCAGACTCAAGCACCATCATGACATCACCTTCTTTTACCAAATCACCCTCTTCTACTTTAATTTCAAGAATGATACCTGAAGATTTGGTTGTTACCGTTGCTTGCCTGTCAGCTTCGAGTACCGCAGTAGATTTAAATGTGGCTATGGCATCACCTAACATGGTTTCTGTGGTTTCTACATTGATGACAATTTTTTCTTTATCCTTGTCTTTATCTTTATTTTCTTTATTGGCATTGGCTTGCCCACCGCAACTGGACAGTAACAACGACGAAAAGGCCACAACAAAGGCCATTAACACTTTTTTACTCATGATGATTTCTTTAGATTCCGTAGATTTAATGATTATAACCATATAACGGCTTTATTCATGTGCCTTAAGTCATTTAAAAACAACCCTTCAATCAATAAAGCATTTGATTTAGCCAGCCTCAACTTTGCTGGTCAGTTATTTTTACTGCTCAATTATTTCAAACAGCCCGTGAATTTTTGATGAAAACGTAAAGTTATTTGAAATTTTGATAGACTGTCCATATATTGCACAGACAGATTTTCATTGAGCCTCGGTGCTCACAAACATTGATAGGAGTGAATCATGTCTTTTGAATTACCAAAATTACCTTATGCTGAAAATGCATTGGAACCACACATTTCTGCTGAAACATTACAATACCACCACGGCAAACACCACAATGCTTATGTGACCAATTTGAATAACATGGTCAAAGGCACAGAATTTGAGGGCATGTCACTTGAAGAAATTGTGATGAAATCTGACGGCGGTATTTTCAATAATGCAGCTCAAATTTGGAACCATACTTTTTACTTCAATGGTTTCTCTCCAGATGGCGGCGGTGAACCTACTGGCGTTTTAGCTGACAAAATCAATGCAGCCTTTGGCGATTTTGCTACTTTTGTAGAAAAATTCAATGCTTTAGGGTTGGCTACCTTTGGCTCTGGCTGGGTTTGGCTGGTTCAAAATGATGCAGGAGATGTTGAGTTGGTCAACAGCTTCAATGCAGGCAATCCAATGACAGAAGGTTACACACCTTTGATGACTTGTGATGTTTGGGAGCATGCCTATTACGTTGACACCCGCAATGACCGAGGTGGCTACTTGAAAAACTTTTGGAATTTAGTTAACTGGGACTTCGTTGCAGGCAACTTGAAATAACCGCAAACATTAAACATAAAAAACCCGCATCATGCGGGTTTTTTATGTGTTGAATATTACAGCTTAATTCACTACAAAGCTGAATTGCTGCTGTTCATTACTTTTTTGATTGGTCAAGGTGAGTTGATAATTGCCTTCAGATAATTGGCCTTTTGACACCAGAACACTTACCATATCGTAAGTGGGTGTTAAATCACTGATTTTCATCATTTCATTTGTGCCTTCATTCACTGAATTGATTGCCACTTGATACAAATCAGAAGACAAATAAGCCACTGGCATTTGAATCAGATGATCACTTTCTTTACTTAAGTTCCAAACCAATTGTTCAGCACTTCTCACTTGAGAAAAGACAGAAATTTGTGGCGCCACCAAACCTTCACTCAACATATCATCTTTAGGCATCAATAAGCCCCAGGTCATCAACACAAACGCCGCTGCCATCCCAAATGCGGGTAACCAACTCACTTTATGAGTTTCTGTTTTGGCTTCTTCTTCATAATATTTTTTAACACCAGACTTCAATATTAAATCCAGCTCCAATTCTTCTTGTTCAGAAGGGTGTTCAAACAACCACATCTCAAACTGTGTTTTCGCATCAGGCGACAGTTTATTTTGAATGTAATCTTGTTTCATTTTTTCATCAGGTTGAAATTTCATTTCATCACTCCAATCATCATCCCTACTAATGTCACAGAAAAGCCCACAAAACTGAGCTTATTGGAAAAAATAGAAACCACGTTGTCTGCTTTATTTTCTTTCTTACCCATCAGCAATTCTTTTAACCTATGTTTGGCCCTAAACAACACCCTTGAAAAATGATCGGGTGTAATTTGCAATTCTTGGCAAATGGACAGTTTATCTTTATCTTCTAAGTAAAAAGCCTTCAAAATCTCTCTGTCACGCGCTACTTTTAATTCTTTAATCAAACGTTTCACATACTCAATGCTGTCATCCCATTCAACTTCTCGAGCCACATCGGCCGTTTTGTCTTCTAAAATAAACAACAAATCTTGGTCTAAGCTTGACCTGAATTTTTTATCTTTTCGTAAATACGAATATCCGATATTAATTGCTGCAGTTCTTAAATAAAACTTGATAGATTCAAGCTTATTAATTTCATTCGCCTTGAGCTTTTCAATGGTTAAACCAAAAGCATCATGAACTATATCCATATATAAGTCTGTATATGGAAACTGTTGGCGAACAATCACTGTTAACCATTGATAATGGTCCACAACAAATTGTTGACAGGCATCGGTATCACCTGCGGCAATTTGTTTCAATAAATTCAGATTTTGTTCGTCACTCACAGTATTCCTTTGGCTTTTTGAAACATTCACATTCTGCACACGACTATGAACAGACAAATTCTTTTTAGAATCTGAATGTTTCCAATGCGCGTGTCTGAGTATTATCATACTGTAAATGTCCAAAATTTCAATCACTGTCTGTGAGTGCTTATTTAATAGTGACATCAATTACAGCAAAATCTCATTAATTTGACAAAAACATGAAAAGTTAACACTTTTTTACAGTTAAGCACCACTTTTTGATATATCTGTCACAAAAAAACCCAGCACAAGGCTGGGTTTTAGTCAGTCGAATTTTAGCTCAATTTACAAAGCGTCAGACTCTTTTGACAAATAATCAGCAACGCCATCAGGTGATGCAGTCATGCCTTTGTCACCATCTTTCCAGCCCGCTGGACAAACTTCGCCATGTGCTTCATGGAAAGTCAGTGCATCCACCATGCGCAACATTTCGTCTACGTTACGCCCCAAAGGCAAATCATTAACCACTTGGTGGCGAACCACGTTGTTGGCGTCAATCAAAAATGAACCACGGTAAGCAACTGCACCGTCGGGTGTTTCAACATCATATTTCTTACATGCTTTGTGGGTAACATCAGCAAACATGGTATATTTCACTGGGCCAATACCACCTTCATTGATGGGTGTATTTCTCCAAGCATTGTGGGTAAATTGTGAATCAATTGAAACAGCAACCACTTCAACACCTCGTTTAGTGAATTCATCCATGCGCTTATCAAATGCGATTAACTCTGAAGGGCACACAAACGTGAAGTCCAAGGGATAAAAGAAAACCACTTTGACTTTGCCTTCTGTTGCTTTTTTGAAATTGTAATCGTCAACAATTTCACCTGTTCCCAGTACTGCAGCACCCTTTAAATTTGGTGCTTTTTTTCCAACTAATACGCCCATGCGATTTCTCCGTTGTGTTTAAAAAAATGACATTGTATCTTATCAAGCAAAAGGCTTCATTACGAATTTCAGAATGTTGCTTTCGTAAAAATCAATCAACAAGAGTTTAATCAAATTTTGACTTATCACACAGGAACTCAGCGACTTTTTCAGGAACATCAACAGTTAACTCATGCCCACCAGTAAAAGTTTGCAGTTGATAATTAACTCCTGATTGCCAGCCTGCATTTAAAAAAGCAGCTTGGTCATTTAAAGTGTATGAATATAAAGCATCAGTGGTTCCAACCATTTCCATAATGGGAAGTTGCCGTGTAGCACTCAGCGGGTAAGACAAGCCTGCATAGGCTTCTAATACACCTGCATTGACAGCATAGGCCGCAAAATACTCACTGTTAAGCAAATAAAACCAATGACCGACATGACCACCCGCTGAAAAACCCCAACCATAATACCGTGTAGTTTCAATGTTATAATCACTTTCAGTTTGATTCAATATTGTGACCCATATGGATGCATCAGTTCCTGGAACCCAACCTTGAGAACCTGAAGCCACCGGTGCGATCAGAATCATTTGGTATGTTTCTGCTGTCGCCTGCCAAAAGTTTCTCATCGCCAAGGCAGCTTGTGCTGTTTGACCAGGTGCCGCTGCACCATGAAGCACCATGAGTACAGGAAAGGCCGTGTTGGGGTTGTATTGACTGGGAATGTAGCTGTAATAAGTTCTGTTGACTTGATCAACAGTAATTTGATTTGTTAAAGGACCAGGATAAACACCCCCAAGGCCATTACTGGCTTGCGATTGATTTTGAAAGCCTGAATTGTGAATGATGTCTGGACAGTTTGTGAAGCTGGGAATGTCGGGCAAGGCAACAACTGTGCCTTGCCACATTAATAACAACGAAACTTTAGTCTTCTGCCACTTCAATTTCTAACCTGTCCACATTTCTGAAACCTTGAGGTAACAGACTACCACGTTTAGCACGAGTCCCCAAATAGTTGACTAAGTCTTTCCACTTAAAGCGAATATATCGGGCGCCTGCATGCACCAAGAAACTTTGCTCTGAAGTGATGACTAAAACATCGGCCAACCACTCTTCACCCGCTTTTAATCGTTTGGCAGGAATATTGATCAGTTTGTTGCCTTTGCCTTTCGCTAATTCAGGCAATTCATCCAAAGGAAACACCAGCATATAGCCGGCACTGGTAACACACACCACATGGGCATCAATTTCTGAGGCAATGTGCT
Protein-coding regions in this window:
- a CDS encoding RNA polymerase sigma factor, producing the protein MSDEQNLNLLKQIAAGDTDACQQFVVDHYQWLTVIVRQQFPYTDLYMDIVHDAFGLTIEKLKANEINKLESIKFYLRTAAINIGYSYLRKDKKFRSSLDQDLLFILEDKTADVAREVEWDDSIEYVKRLIKELKVARDREILKAFYLEDKDKLSICQELQITPDHFSRVLFRAKHRLKELLMGKKENKADNVVSIFSNKLSFVGFSVTLVGMMIGVMK
- a CDS encoding peroxiredoxin C — encoded protein: MGVLVGKKAPNLKGAAVLGTGEIVDDYNFKKATEGKVKVVFFYPLDFTFVCPSELIAFDKRMDEFTKRGVEVVAVSIDSQFTHNAWRNTPINEGGIGPVKYTMFADVTHKACKKYDVETPDGAVAYRGSFLIDANNVVRHQVVNDLPLGRNVDEMLRMVDALTFHEAHGEVCPAGWKDGDKGMTASPDGVADYLSKESDAL
- a CDS encoding efflux RND transporter periplasmic adaptor subunit, with translation MSKKVLMAFVVAFSSLLLSSCGGQANANKENKDKDKDKEKIVINVETTETMLGDAIATFKSTAVLEADRQATVTTKSSGIILEIKVEEGDLVKEGDVMMVLESDTQQLSLNSAKANYDKSLNNLKRAELMLKKGLTNTEQVDNLRFETKSLKASYDQAAMNLSFTQVKAPFDGMVAKRHVKIGNLIQNATAVFDVVDFDSLQAKISVPEHHWLLMKKGLPVSFDFDAVQNMKIDGHVERIAPTIDSSSGTFQVTVAVDNKDHILRPGLFAKAEIIYDQRKDVVVVDKDAIIREDDMAFVYELDGEDGVKRTTVTLGYEMLDTVELTAGILASQTVVTTGKNNLTPDSTVKVINYN
- a CDS encoding superoxide dismutase, with the translated sequence MSFELPKLPYAENALEPHISAETLQYHHGKHHNAYVTNLNNMVKGTEFEGMSLEEIVMKSDGGIFNNAAQIWNHTFYFNGFSPDGGGEPTGVLADKINAAFGDFATFVEKFNALGLATFGSGWVWLVQNDAGDVELVNSFNAGNPMTEGYTPLMTCDVWEHAYYVDTRNDRGGYLKNFWNLVNWDFVAGNLK